In Candidatus Contubernalis alkalaceticus, the genomic window CTTATAGCTTCAATAACTTCCGTATCCGCCAGGCCGAACTGCCTTTTTAAGACTTGGGCACCCACTGGGCCGTGCAGCAAATCCGGAGACAATTCCTCTACCAATTGAACGGGGATTCCCCATTCCCGGGCTTTTTTTAAAAGCTCACCAGTCTTAAACTGCTTTCCAAAATCGTGCAAAAGGCCGGCTGTTTCCGCTTTTACCGGGTCCGTACCATAAAGGAGAGCCAATTCTAAAGAAGCTTTTTGTACCCCAATTGAATGAATAAACCTTTCTGAGTCCAGTACTCTTTTTAAAATTTTTTTCCAGCTGTTTAAGTTAATGATCCTTCACCTTCCAAGCGATTACCAATTATCTTTGTGATTTCCAATTAATCTTCCAAAATTTTATTCTTCGACAGTCATAGAAGTATTCCCTGCCTTAAAAACAAAAAAGGCAACTTTTCGCTGCCTTTAATTTAATGTTCTTCTCTAGCTTTTGCTTCGTTTACAATTATCTCTCTTCCATTAAGTCCTGTCCCGTTCATGGCTTCAATTATTTTATCTGCTGATTCTTCATCTACCTCAACGAAACCGTAACCTTTAGACCTTCCAGTTCTCCGGTCGGTGATTATCCTGCAGTTAACGATATCACCGTGTTCAGAAAAAACGGTCAGGAGTTCATTCTCATCTAAAGCCCATGGAATGTTCCCTACATAAAGGGTCTTAGTCATAGCTCTCCCTCCTTTCACTAGTAACCTACGATATATTATTTTCCTTTTGAGCAAAAATTATACATAACTTGAAATAAAATATTTTTACTCCCCATAAAGGTTATTTTTTAAAATATACTGCTCCACTCCAGAGGTAGTGAGATATTTAATAGTCTTCCCCTGCTTGACCCTCTCCCGTATTTCCGTAGAGGATATAGCCAGTCCAGGAATGGTCAAAATCATTATCCGGGATAAAAGCTCAGAATGCTCTGAATCAAAAATTTTTTTAAGACGGGTAAGTGAATAACCGGGACGGGTTACGGCGATAAATTCACACATTTTCAAAAGATCCTCATAACCCTTCCAGGTTGTTAAATCCAAAATAGCATCAGCCCCGGTGATAAAAAACAGTCTACAGTCTTCACCAAAAATATTTTTAATTTTACTAACGGTATCCAACGTATAGTTAACGTGATATGGGGCAGAATCCAGTTCAATCCTGGAGACAGAAAAATAACGGTTAGTGATGGTGGCAATTACCGTCATCATGTAGCGATGTTCCCAGTGGCTCAGGCATTCTTCCTCTTTATGAGGAGGGTTTCCTGAGGGAACAAATATTACCCTTTCCAGGTAGTATTGTTCCCGGGCTTCTTCCGCTGCCAGCAGATGTCCTAAATGAATAGGATCAAAAGTTCCTCCCATAATCCCAATATTTCCGTTCCTCTGTTCTTTCTCCCTTTTCAAAAATAATCACCTCAAAACCCTTCCTCCGTAAAGTTAAACTCCATGGGGCCGATTCTAACCAGATCCCCCTCTTTAATACCCTCTTTTTTTAACCGCTCCTCCAGACCTATTTTGCTAAAAATATACTGGAGCCTCTCCACGCCTTCTTCGTAATTAAAGTCTGTCATATGAACCAACTTTTCTATTCTTTCTCCCTTAACCCGGTACGCCTCCCCATCAAAAATGACGGACAGCTCCTCTGGTTCATCCCGGCGTCTGTATATTTTTCTTTCTTTATCCTGCAGCTTTTCCTCAGAAACTGTTTCCCTCTCTTCCTTCTCCAGTCGATCCAATTCATCCGCCAGGAAAAAAAGAAGTTCCTGAATTCCCTCTCCGGTTACTGCAGATACAGCAAAAAAACGAAGGCCCTGAGGAAGGTTTTTCCTGATTTTTTCAATATTTTCCTGACCCTGAGGCAGGTCAATTTTATTAGCCACCACTACTTGGGGTTTTTCACTGAGTTTCTCACTGTACAGCCTCAATTCCCTCTGCAGAGCATTAAAATCCTCCAGGGGTTCCCGATTCTCTGTTCCCGCTGTATCCAATATAAAGAGCAAAAGACGTGTTCTTTCCACATGTCGTAGAAACTTCAACCCCAGTCCCGTTCCCTGGTGAGCCCCCTCTATTATTCCCGGGATATCTGCCACCACAAAATTTCTTCCCGAAGAAATATGGACCTCTCCCAGGTTAGGAGTAAGAGTAGTAAAGGGATAAGAGGCGATTTTTGGTTTAGCAGCAGAGATCCTGGATAGGAAAGTAGATTTCCCGGCATTAGGAAAACCCACCAGGCCCACATCAGCCAAAAGTTTCAACTCTAAAATAATAGTCAATTCTTCTCCGGGCTCACCTTTTTCGGCAAATTTCGGGGCTTTGCGGGTGGCGTTTGCAAAGCGGGTATTTCCCCGGCCTCCCCGGCCTCCCCGGGCGATTACTGCCCTCTGTCCCGGTTCAATTAAGTCGGCAATTAACTCACTGGTTTCATCCCGATAGACCATAGTTCCCGGGGGGACTTTTACCACCAGGTCTGGAGAATTTTTGCCGTGTCTTTTTTTCCCCTGTCCGTGCTGACCCCGGGATCCCTTAATATGCTGTTGATACTTAAAATCCAGCAGGGTCCTGAGTCCTGAATCCACTTCAAAAATCACACTGCCTCCGCTTCCCCCATCTCCCCCATCGGGTCCACCGTAAGGCATATATTTTTGCCGGAGAAAAGATGCTGCACCGCTTCCTCCATCTCCCCCTTTGACATACACTTTAGTTCTATCAATAAACATAATAATCACCTTTTTTTCTGAAATATTTATCGCTTTTTTTTAGGGTATAAGACCCCCACCTCTAAGCGTTAGCGTAGGTGGGGCTTAAAATCTTGTGGAGTAGAGTCTCCACCTGATTCCCCGATTTTAAACCTTGCTGAAACGAGTTCACTTCTGTTCCGAAAATAATAATTGCAGAGTTACTTCGTCTTCCTCAAAGGAAAGGTCAAAACTTCCGAACTGAGTAATCTTCTTCTTCAGTAGATCGGCCCGGGCAAAATCAAACTCTTCAGCATTCCCTGGGAAACTAAAATAAACTTTGACCCCCTCATGCATATCTGATATTATAAGCAGGCATTCTCCTTCTTCCTTTGGATGTTTTTCCACCAACCCGAAGATAATTTCAAACAACTGACGGCAAAACCTTCCGTCAGCTGTAATTTTACTGAGATCAGATTCAACTATAATCTTCAAATCAATATTTTTTGTTTCAAATTCCTGATATTGATTTACGAGAAAAAGAGCCAGTGATACATCCCTTATACTCAATATTTTTCCCGTTTCATGAATTTTTTCCGTTATTTCTTTGATATATTCCATCTGACGGAAATATTTCTTCATCTGTACCAAAGTTAGAAGCATCTGTAAATCGTTTAAAAAATCATGGCGCCAAACTCTTAATATATTTCGACACTGCTTTAGGCCCTCCAGTTCTCTTATCTCCAATTCTTTTCGATGCAGTCCGTTGAGCCTAAAAAACTGCAAAAAAATAAGCAGCAGGAAAATACTCTGAACTAAAACCACCTGCCCTACAGTAACAATGCCGGTAAAACCGAATAATAATAAAACCATTAATCCCAATAATATCGTAATGATTAAGGTTATTTGATTGATTTTTATGTTTTTCGGGGTATTATCCATATTATCCACATTATCCACATTAATCTATATTATCTATATTTTTGCTATTGTTATAGTTATAGGGATTACATTCGTCATATCTCTTTATATTCCTCTATTTGACAAAGCCTTAAAACGCTTAAAATTATAATCATGTATATAATTTTTTAGCATAGACAGGAGCCTTTCCAATTATGAAGTAATCGTAATTTCTGAGGTAAAAAAAAACCAGTACTTACGTACTGGATGATTATTAACCAACTATGCCTGCTTCTGAAGGTACTATACTTACTTGTTTTTTAGACCTGCCCTTACGCTCAAAGGCTACCATTCCATCTACCTTTGCGAACAGGGTGTCATCTTTACCCAAACCTACATTAAGACCTGGGTGAATGTGAGTCCCTCTCTGACGAACCAGAATGCTTCCGGCAGTAACAGTTTGACCGTCTGCACGTTTTACACCCAATCTTTTTGCGTTGCTGTCCCGACCGTTTCTTGAACTACCTACACCTTTTTTGTGAGCCATATCATTCACCTCCGATTTCTATTATTAGATAATTTAAATAAATTTACGCTTCAATACGCTCAATCTTTACCTGAGTGTAAGGCTGACGATGACCGGTCTTTTTCCGGTAATTCTTTTTGGCCTTATATTTAAAGACAATAATCTTTTTATCTTTATCCTGTCTTACAACCTTGGCGGTAGCAGCAGCTCCTTTTACCAGGGGTGTGCCTACTTTTAAACCATCGCCGGAGTTCACTGCCAGTACTTTGTCAAAGGTGATTTCATCACCCACCTGGGCATCAATTTTTTCAATTTTAATAACCTGGCCTTCCTCTACCCTGTACTGCTTTCCACCGGTCTCAATAACTGCATACATCTCCTTTACCTCCTCAAAAAGTCTCGCTAAAAATAGGTACGGAGGGCTTTCCCTTCTGCCCTCTCGATTTAAAACCTTTTTCATGCGGTTTAAAACCGGTTTAAGGAAAGCCTCCTCTTCCAGGAGTCTTTCTAACCGGCTAAACTATTTTAGCATAGTATTTTTCCTTTGTCAAGGAATAAGAAACGCCCGTTAGTGGGCGTTTCTTTTAACTTTCTTTTTAACTTTGGTTTATCTCTTTCTTTAGGGTATAAGACACCACCTCGGGTCTTTGACAGTTGAATAATGAACACATGTCTTAAAAGCCTTGAAAATAGGGCTTTTTTTATTGCAAATTTGTCAATTTTTCACCTATTTCTATTGAGTATTATTGAGTATTATGTTATAATATAAGGGATTGGGGGGTTAATATGAGATTGTCTATTTCGAAATCAAAAAATTCCACATCTCTTTACGTAATTAAATCAACTTATGAGAATGGTGTACATTCATCAAAGATTGTTGAAAAACTTGGAACAGTTAATGATTTGAGTAAAAAGTTAAACGGCCAGGATCCCATTGAATGGGCAAAGAAATACATAGCAGAGCTGAATCAAAAAGAGAAGGAAGAAAAGCTTGATGTGTTGGTAAAGTACTCACCTTCCAAGGTCATTACGAAAGATGAACAGCGCTCTTTTAACGGTGGTTATCTTTTTCTTCAACAAATATACTATCAACTTGGCCTTCACAAAATATGTAAAGAAATGTTAGGAAAATACAAGGTTACATATGACCTAAACTCCATACTCTCCAGATTGATTTACGGAAGAATAATCTTCCCTTCATCTAAGCTCGCCACTTACCAACTTTCCTCAAGATTTATAGAACAACCTAACTTTGAACTTCAACATATATACAGAGCTCTTGAAGTTATTGCTAAGGAAACGGATTTTTTACAATCATCCTTGTACAACAACAGTTTAAAAGTTTCTAAGAGAAATACTGGTGTACTTTATTATGATTGCACCAATTATTTTTTTGAAATTGAACAGGCAGATGGCGATAAGCAATACGGTCCATCAAAAGAGCATAGACCAAACCCAATCATTCAAATGGGCCTATTTATGGATGGAGACGGTATCCCTCTTGCATTTAGCATCAACAAAGGAAATACAAATGAACAATTAACACTAAAACCCTTAGAAAAGAAAATTCTATCTGATTTTAATCTTTCTAAATTTATCGTATGTACCGATGCCGGTCTAGCGTCCAAAAATAACAGAAAATTTAACGACAGGGAAGAACGAGCATTTATTACAACTCAATCAATTAAGAAATTAAAAGCACATCTAAAAAAATGGGCACTTGATCCAAACGAATGGCACCTCTCTAACGATGTAAAAACCTATGACATCTCTAAACTAGATGATGAGAAAGCTAAAAATAAAATGTTTTACAAAGAACGTTGGATTAAAGAAAATGACCTTGAACAAAAAATCATTGTGACGTACTCTATCAAGTATAGAGATTATCAAAGAAAAATCCGTAATTCACAGATAGAACGTGCACAAAAAACAATAGATTCAAATCCTACAAAAATAAAAAAATGTAATCAGAATGATTGCAGAAGATTTATTAAAAAAACTAATTTTACTCCTGATGGAGAAATTGCTGAAAAAGAAATATACAGTATTGATACAGAGGTTATCGCTAAAGAAGAAGCCTTTGATGGGTTTTATGCTGTATGTACAAACCTTGAGGATGATGCTTCTGAAATAATTAAAGTAAACAATAGACGATGGGAGATTGAAGAATGTTTTAGAATTATGAAAAGTGAATTTAAAGCCAGACCTGTTTATTTAAGCCGTGATGACAGAATAGAAGCACATTTTACAACTTGCTTTATATCCTTAATTATTTACAGATTATTGGAAAAAAAGCTTGGTGAGAAATATACCTGCAGTGAAATAATTAGAGGATTAAAGGATATGAACTTTCATGAAATAAAGGGGGAGGGTTACACTCCAACATATACGAGAACTGACTTTACTGATGATTTACATGAGGCATTTGATTTCCGTACAGACTACCAGATTATAAAAACAAAACAAATGAAAAAAATTTTTAAAGCGACAAAAAAATAAAAACATTACTCACTTTTTTGAATACAAAAAAAGCTTGATAATCCTTGTAAATCAGGGATCATCAAGCTTTTTGCTTGTAACAACTGTCAAAGACGAGATAGTATTTTTCCTTTGTCAAGGAATAAGAAACGCCCGTTAGTGGGCGTTTCTTTTAACTTTCTTTTTAACTTTGGTTTATCTCTTACTTTAGGGTATAAGGCACCACCTCTAAGCGTTAGCGTAGGGGGGCTTTTTTATCAACTGGAGTAGTGTCTCCAACTGATCCCGATGTTTCAGCTTACTGAGACCAGTTCACTCACTTAGTCAACCACCAGTACAAACAACCAAAATGGCGGCTCATACTATTTTTTTAAGAGTCCTACTTAATTTCTACACTGCCGCCGGCTTCTTCAAGTTTAGCCTTAAGCTGCTCAGCTTCTTCTTTACCAACTTTTTCCTTCACAGGTTTGGGGGCTTCATCCACCAGAGCCTTAGCTTCCTTTAAACCCAGTGCAGTAATTTCCCGAACCACTTTAATCACTTGAATTTTCTTTTCTCCGGGACCGGTGAGAATTACATCAAACTCCGTCTGTTCCTCTGCTGCTTCTGCTACCGCTGCAGGGGCTGCAGCCGCCGCTGCGGGAGCTGCTGCGGACACGCCAAATTCCTCTTCAAAAGTCTTCACCAATTCCGATAACTCTAATACGGTCATTCCTTTAATAATTTCCATTACTTCTGCTATTTTAGACATTTTTTAACCTCCTGATATGTTTTAAATTTTTCAGGATGAATTATTATTCTTCAACCTGTTTAAAATGATAATCTTAAAAAAATCTTTTCAGCTCTAACCTTAAGCCTCCTGCTCTTTCTGTTCACTAATAGCCTTAAGGGCATAAACGGTTTTAAGCAGTAAACCCTGCATGGCATATGCTATACCATAAACCGGAGCCTGCATACCACCCACTACCATGCCCAGCAGCACTTCCCTGGAGGGAAGGTCCGCCAGCGCCTTAATTTGTAATATGTCAATGATTTTTCCATCCAGCAGCCCACCTTTAATTCCCAGCTTGTCATTCTCTTTGGCAAAAACTGATAAAATCTTAGCAGGAGCTACCGGATCCTCTTGACTATAAGCAATGGCCGTAGGACCCTGCAAAAATTCACTTAAATCCTCATATCCAGCTTCCTTGGCTGCAATCCGGGTAAGTGTGTTTTTTACTACAGAATACTCAATCCCCTCCTGGCTCAACTTGTTCCGTAAATCATTTATCTGAGAAACATTCAGGCCCCGGTAGTCGGTTAAAATAACCGCTTGGGATTGGGCGATCTTGTTTTTAATCTCTTCTACTACCTTTTTCTTCTTTTCCTGGACAACCATTTGTTTCACCTCCTCCAGGTCAAAAATAATAAAACCCCCGCAGACATACGGAGGTACAAATTTCTAATAAGAAATTTACCGACCTCGGCAGGATTGGATTAAGCCCGATAGGACACCTGCTGTCTACAGCCTAAATCAAAAATGAAATTAAATATATTCAAATGTCTGCGAATCCTACCTTACTTTCCCCAACAGGGCTGCCTTTTGAGGGCTCACCTTAACCCCCGGCCCCATGGTGGAAGAAACAGTAATACCTTTTAGGTACTGTCCTTTGGCTCCAGAGGGTTTTACACGGATTAACGTATCAATCAATGTATAAAAGTTTTCCAAAAGCTTCTCCGTTTCAAAGGATGCTTTACCAATGGGAACATGAATCAATCCTGCTTTTTCCGTGCGATATTCTACCTTACCTGCCTTAAAGTCGTTGACTGCTTTGCCAACATCAAAGGTAACGGTACCGGTCTTGGGATTGGGCATCATACCCTTAGGCCCTAAAATCCTACCTAGTTTTCCCACCAAAGCCATGGTATCAGGCGTGGCAATAGCAATATCAAAACCCAACCAACCCTCTCCCTGAATTTTGGCTACCATATCCTCGGCACCCACAAAATCTGCTCCAGCCTCTTCAGCTTCCTTGATTTTATCTCCTTTGGCAAAAACCAAAACCTTTACTTCTTTACCTGTACCATTGGGAAGAACCACCGCACCTCTGACCTGCTGATCAGCATGCTTAGGGTTAACACCCAGCTTCACAGCAATCTCAACAGTCTCATCAAATTTAGCGGTAGCCAATTTTTTCACCATTTCCAGAGCTTCTTCTGGTTCATATTGCATATCTCTGTCCACCATCTTTTTGGCTTCCAGGTATCTTTTGTTTGATGCCATTTTAAAAAACCTCCCTGTGGTACCAGCGAGCCATTGGCTCTCCCACTTATTAATTATTATTTTTACTTTTCAACGATGATTCCCATACTCCTGGCAGTACCTTCGATAATTTTCATAGCAGCTTCGATATCGTTGGCGTTTAAATCCACCATCTTAGTCTCCGCAATCTCCTTAATAGCAGAGCGGGGAAGGGTAGCTACCTTTACCTTGTTGGGTTCACCAGAAGCCTTTTCCAGTCCGGCTGCTTTTTTCAATAGAACGGCTGCCGGAGGAGTTTTAGTGATAAATGTAAAGGAACGATCCTCAAAAACAGAGATTTCCACCGGTATAATCAAGCCTACCTGGGCTGAGGTCCTCTCGTTAAATTCCTTACAAAATGCCATGATATTCACCCCATGCTGTCCCAATGCAGGGCCTACAGGAGGAGCCGGAGTTGCTTTACCGGCGGGAATTTGTAGTTTAATTAATCCAATAATCTTTCTGGCCATTATTCTTTCCATCCACCTCCTTACATTTTCTCTACTTGATCATAGTTCAGTTCCACAGGCGTCTCTCGGCCAAACATAGAAACCAGAACTTTGAGCTTCTGTTTATCATTATATACTTCCTTTACTACCGCAATAAAATTAGCAAAAGGACCCTCAATCACCCTGATCTGTTCCCCGGCATCAAAGCGGGCTCTGCTTCTGGGCTCAACTTCGCCCATCTGCTTTAATATTTGCTGCACTTCAGCTGCCGCCAAAGGTACGGGCTTGGATCCCGGGCCTACAAAACCAGTTACCCCTGGAGTATTACGCACCACATACCATGAATCGTCTTCCATAATCATCTCTACCAGTACATAACCAGGGAAAACCTTTCTCATGATAGATTTGCGCTTTCCGTCTTTAATTTCAATTTCTTTTTCCATGGGCACCAGAACTCTAAATATCTTGTTCTGCATTTCCATGGAATCCACCCGTTTTTCCAGGTTTGTCATTACCTTATTTTCATAACCGGCGTATGTATGTACTACATACCATTGTTTTTCAATTTCCATAATTACAGTTCCTAAAATACCTTTCCCTCCTTGATCATTGGATTACCAACCTCAACAATGCATTAAAACCGGTATCCAAAAACCAAAAAAATACTCCAACAGAAGCTATTGCAATGAAAACGATTACGGTAAAAACCGTAAGCTCCTTGCGGGTTGGCCAATGAACTTTCTTCATTTCAACCTTGACATCTTTAAAGTGCTTGTTTATCTTTTGAATGCCCTTTACTTCTTTTTTGGTTTTAGCTGGAGCACCCATAACTTCACATCCTTTAATCTGACTTTAGCTGAACAAGCTCTATCGGGTCTCCCGGTGCAAGGTATGCTTGTCACAGAAACGACAGTATTTATTCATTTCCATTCTGTCAGGATTAGACCTCTTATTCTTCATACTGTTATAATTTCTCTGTTTACATTCCGTACAAGCCAAAATTATTTTTACTCGCATTTTGCACACCCCCAGGATTATAGCTAAATTAGACTTTATCTTTGGTATTTATTAAACTTAAAGTTCGTCACTCTATCAAATCTACCACAATTTATAGGGAATGTCAACATTTTGGCCTTCAATCTTTACCGGGCAAAACACTGATAATACTGGCTTTTTGGTAAGTTGGTTTAGCAATGTGAGGTGTAATTACTTAGTATGTTAATTATTGTAAATTTTATACTGTATTGATGTAATTATTTTACTAAATTTTTCAAGCCAGGATAAATTGAGATTAGATATGGACAAAAAGAAATCAAAATAAAAAAACTACCCTACAAAAAGAAAAAGCCTGATAGTAACGTTACCAAGCCTTTATATGTGGTAGCGGCGCAGGGACTTGAACCCCGGACACTACGGGTATGAACCGTATGCTCTGACCACCTGAGCTACGCCGCCATATTGGAGCTCACGACCGGACTTGAACCGGTGACCTTATCCTTACCAAGGATACGCTCCACCTCCTGAGCTACGTGAGCTTAAATTTTTTGGTTGCGGGGGCAGGATTTGAACCTGCGACCTCCGGGTTATGAGCCCGACGAGCTGCCTGACTGCTCCACCCCGCGTTGTTAAAATTGTATTATAGCCAGGACATATCCTGGAGCGGGTGATGGGAATCGAACCCACGCGACTGGCTTGGGAAGCCAGGGCTCTGCCATTGAGCTACACCCGCAAAAATGTCATTATGGTGGAGAGAGGAGGATTCGAACCTCCGAAGGCGCTGCCAACAGATTTACAGTCTGCCCCCTTTGGCCAACTTGGGTATCTCTCCATATTTTAAACTGTTCTATTAAAGTTAATCTTCCTTGGAGCCGACGATGGGACTCGAACCCGCAACCTGCTGATTACAAGTCAGCTGCTCTTCCATTGAGCTACGTCGGCCAATCGCAACATTTTAAATTATACAAGGTATCAAATGAAAAGTCAAGTCCTCTTTTAACTTTCTCGAATTTCCAAATATTTTTCAAGTTTTCTTTTGACTCTCTGCAGTGCGTTGTCTATAGATTTCACATGCCTTCTCAGTTCTACAGCAATCTCCTGATATGATTTACCCTCCAGGTAAAGCATCAAAACCTTCCATTCCAGGTCGCTCAGGATCTCCCCCATCTTAAACTCGATATCATCGTATTCTTCCCTGTTAATCATCAGCTCTTCCGGGTCAGTGATTTTTGCCCCGGACAAAATATCCAGAAGAGTTCTATCTGAATCCTCGTCATAAATAGGCTTGTTCAAGGATACATATGAATTAAGAGGTATGTGTTTTTGCCGGGTAGCCGTCTTAATAGCCGTGATTATCTGCCGGGTAATGCAAAGCTCTGCAAAAGCCCGGAAAGACGACAGCTTGTCCCCTTTAAAATCGCGAATTGCTTTGTATAGCCCAATCATTCCTTCTTGTATAATATCTTCCCGATCAGCGCCAATTAAAAAGTATGACCTTGCTTTAGCTTTGACAAAATTCTTGTACTTGTTAATCAAGTATTCTAAAGCGACCGAACTTCCTTCCTTTGCCTCCTCGGCAATTTCCTCGTCGGTCTTGTAATCATACTCCAAAACCACCTCACGGATATCTTGTTGGGCATTTGACATAGCCTCGCCTCCATTTTTTTTGGGGATATGGCAGTTACAAAATAATTATAACTTAATCCCTTGTTAATCGTCAAGGTCTTAAATTCACTTACCTCGACGCCACTGTTCCAGTTTCTCTTTAACCTCTTTTTTAAGAAGCTTATCCAGAGGATTTCTAGTTGACAAAAAAATGTTTTCAGTATAGTTTATGCTGATATCCTGCTTAACTAAATCCAAAAAGCTCTTTAACTCCGAAGGCGTAATCCTGTTGGCCCCTCGACTAAAGATGGTCTGCTGTTCTGTCTGGTCTGAAGTAGCTACCCATATATTTATATTAGAGCTCCCTTTAAAATTATGCGTAATTCTTTCAATAACATTGTCCGCTCTTTCACCTTCTCGGGTATATATAACCTCTATAATATCCACCATCTCCCGGCTCTCTGTTCCGCCAGGTACCAGGTGAGCATCAAAAACTACTGTGAGTTTGTCCCACATATCATTGAATTGAGAAAGATTATAAATCAACCTGTATCGGGCAAAATCCATATCCTCCACAGCCAGTTCACGCAGCTCTTGCCAGGAATTGATAATATTATATCCATCAATAATTAAATATTCCAAAACATTTTCTCCTTCAAAAGGGACTGCCTAATTTCCCCTCTGCCTGAGCACTTCATACATCAGTACCGCACCTGCTGCCGAAGCATTCAGTGAATTTATTTTCCCCCTCATGGGTATATTTACCAGGTAATCACATTTTTCTTTCAGCAGGCGGCTGATTCCCTTACCTTCACTGCCCAACACCAAAGCCAATGGAATGCGGTAATCCACCCTATGATAAATTTTAGATCCTGAAGCATCAGTACCGAATATCCAAAATCCCTTTTTCTTCAGCTGCTCCACCAAAGAATTCAAATTTTTTTCCAAAGCAATGGGTATATAAGAAGCAGCGCCGGCGGATGCCTTGAAAACAGCAGAAGTAACCTGAGCAGAACGGCGGGAGGGAATCACCACCCCGTGGGCACCCACAGCCTCTGCGGTACGAATAATAGCCCCCAGGTTTTGTGGGTCTTGAATCTGATCTAAAAGAACCAAAAAGGGCTTCTCTTCTGTTTTCTCAAGCCTGGATAAAATACTCTCCAGAGCAGTATAGCGGAACTCATATCCCAGAGCTATTACCCCCTGGTGATTCAAATCAGGAGCCAGACTGTCCAAATGTTTCCGGTCTTTCCGCTCCACATTAAAACCCTGGCTGTGAGCCAGCTTTTCTATCTCACTTATCACTGTTCCAGTTATTCCAGAAGCCAGCAGCACTTTTTTCAAAACCCCTCCTGCCCGCAGAAGTTCCAGCACCGGCTGCCGTCCTACAATTAAATCCAAATTATTCATAAAATTAGCACAACCTGTTTGATTTTTCTCTTTTTTTTAGGGTATAAGACCCCCACCTCTAAGCGTTAGCGTAGGTGAGGCTTATAATCAGGTGGAGTAGAATCTCAACTGATTCCCCGATGTTTCAGCTTGCTGAAACGAGTTCACTGTTTATCCATCAATAGTATTACCTATTAATATAACATTAAAAGATGAAAAAAACTAACATTATTCGAAATATTTCAAAACTATTTACAAATAACCCCTTAAACTTTTACATAAATTCCTCCTGCAGGTGGGCCAGGGTGTTGGGGTCAAAGTGACGATAGGCCAATGGTTCTTTGCCCCATTTTCCCTGAAGAGCCGGAATCTGTGACTCAAAGGTAGGGGTGGGAACCTCATAAAA contains:
- a CDS encoding RNA recognition motif domain-containing protein encodes the protein MTKTLYVGNIPWALDENELLTVFSEHGDIVNCRIITDRRTGRSKGYGFVEVDEESADKIIEAMNGTGLNGREIIVNEAKAREEH
- a CDS encoding Spo0B domain-containing protein — protein: MDNTPKNIKINQITLIITILLGLMVLLLFGFTGIVTVGQVVLVQSIFLLLIFLQFFRLNGLHRKELEIRELEGLKQCRNILRVWRHDFLNDLQMLLTLVQMKKYFRQMEYIKEITEKIHETGKILSIRDVSLALFLVNQYQEFETKNIDLKIIVESDLSKITADGRFCRQLFEIIFGLVEKHPKEEGECLLIISDMHEGVKVYFSFPGNAEEFDFARADLLKKKITQFGSFDLSFEEDEVTLQLLFSEQK
- the obgE gene encoding GTPase ObgE — encoded protein: MFIDRTKVYVKGGDGGSGAASFLRQKYMPYGGPDGGDGGSGGSVIFEVDSGLRTLLDFKYQQHIKGSRGQHGQGKKRHGKNSPDLVVKVPPGTMVYRDETSELIADLIEPGQRAVIARGGRGGRGNTRFANATRKAPKFAEKGEPGEELTIILELKLLADVGLVGFPNAGKSTFLSRISAAKPKIASYPFTTLTPNLGEVHISSGRNFVVADIPGIIEGAHQGTGLGLKFLRHVERTRLLLFILDTAGTENREPLEDFNALQRELRLYSEKLSEKPQVVVANKIDLPQGQENIEKIRKNLPQGLRFFAVSAVTGEGIQELLFFLADELDRLEKEERETVSEEKLQDKERKIYRRRDEPEELSVIFDGEAYRVKGERIEKLVHMTDFNYEEGVERLQYIFSKIGLEERLKKEGIKEGDLVRIGPMEFNFTEEGF
- the yqeK gene encoding bis(5'-nucleosyl)-tetraphosphatase (symmetrical) YqeK; translated protein: MINLNSWKKILKRVLDSERFIHSIGVQKASLELALLYGTDPVKAETAGLLHDFGKQFKTGELLKKAREWGIPVQLVEELSPDLLHGPVGAQVLKRQFGLADTEVIEAISFHTTGKEQMGDLSRIVFLADYIEENRSFPGVQEIRVLSRRDLREALLEALDATIRYVLNRGLPLHPYSVDFRNAILCEKRDKSGGID
- the rplU gene encoding 50S ribosomal protein L21, whose translation is MYAVIETGGKQYRVEEGQVIKIEKIDAQVGDEITFDKVLAVNSGDGLKVGTPLVKGAAATAKVVRQDKDKKIIVFKYKAKKNYRKKTGHRQPYTQVKIERIEA
- the nadD gene encoding nicotinate-nucleotide adenylyltransferase → MKREKEQRNGNIGIMGGTFDPIHLGHLLAAEEAREQYYLERVIFVPSGNPPHKEEECLSHWEHRYMMTVIATITNRYFSVSRIELDSAPYHVNYTLDTVSKIKNIFGEDCRLFFITGADAILDLTTWKGYEDLLKMCEFIAVTRPGYSLTRLKKIFDSEHSELLSRIMILTIPGLAISSTEIRERVKQGKTIKYLTTSGVEQYILKNNLYGE
- a CDS encoding IS1634 family transposase, translated to MRLSISKSKNSTSLYVIKSTYENGVHSSKIVEKLGTVNDLSKKLNGQDPIEWAKKYIAELNQKEKEEKLDVLVKYSPSKVITKDEQRSFNGGYLFLQQIYYQLGLHKICKEMLGKYKVTYDLNSILSRLIYGRIIFPSSKLATYQLSSRFIEQPNFELQHIYRALEVIAKETDFLQSSLYNNSLKVSKRNTGVLYYDCTNYFFEIEQADGDKQYGPSKEHRPNPIIQMGLFMDGDGIPLAFSINKGNTNEQLTLKPLEKKILSDFNLSKFIVCTDAGLASKNNRKFNDREERAFITTQSIKKLKAHLKKWALDPNEWHLSNDVKTYDISKLDDEKAKNKMFYKERWIKENDLEQKIIVTYSIKYRDYQRKIRNSQIERAQKTIDSNPTKIKKCNQNDCRRFIKKTNFTPDGEIAEKEIYSIDTEVIAKEEAFDGFYAVCTNLEDDASEIIKVNNRRWEIEECFRIMKSEFKARPVYLSRDDRIEAHFTTCFISLIIYRLLEKKLGEKYTCSEIIRGLKDMNFHEIKGEGYTPTYTRTDFTDDLHEAFDFRTDYQIIKTKQMKKIFKATKK
- the rpmA gene encoding 50S ribosomal protein L27 — encoded protein: MAHKKGVGSSRNGRDSNAKRLGVKRADGQTVTAGSILVRQRGTHIHPGLNVGLGKDDTLFAKVDGMVAFERKGRSKKQVSIVPSEAGIVG